From Rubripirellula reticaptiva, the proteins below share one genomic window:
- a CDS encoding histidinol-phosphatase has protein sequence MTNPSIPAPLLFESHSHTPLCNHAVGQPTEYAAIAQQRGLRGLIVTCHNPMPNGFSARVRMREDELPQYVDLVAQTRQEWEGCVDVRLGLEADYFEGYESYLEKQLASQEFHFVLGSVHPQIDEFREKYWSDDPSEVQRTYFRLLVKAAQSGLFDSLAHPDLIKNLFADSWAPNLVFDDIRRSLDEIAKTGIAMELNTSGINKTVQQMNPFPDMLREMQVRGIPVTLGADAHQPHRVADGYETALELLADCGYNHVNFFLDRNAHQVRISDAKASLTKPAAIS, from the coding sequence GTGACAAACCCGTCCATCCCAGCCCCCCTTCTGTTCGAATCGCACTCTCACACTCCGCTTTGCAATCACGCGGTCGGTCAACCCACCGAGTACGCTGCCATCGCACAGCAGCGTGGGCTGCGAGGCCTGATCGTGACCTGCCACAACCCGATGCCCAACGGGTTTTCAGCTCGCGTGCGAATGCGAGAAGACGAATTGCCCCAGTACGTTGATTTGGTCGCCCAAACACGTCAGGAATGGGAAGGGTGCGTCGACGTTCGGCTTGGGTTAGAGGCGGACTACTTCGAGGGATACGAATCGTACCTGGAAAAGCAACTTGCATCGCAAGAGTTCCACTTTGTGTTGGGATCAGTTCACCCGCAAATCGACGAGTTTCGCGAAAAATATTGGTCAGACGATCCAAGTGAAGTCCAACGCACCTACTTCCGTCTGCTCGTAAAAGCGGCTCAGTCTGGCCTGTTTGATTCACTCGCGCACCCCGATCTGATCAAGAACCTGTTTGCCGATTCGTGGGCCCCCAACCTGGTATTTGACGACATCCGCCGATCACTCGACGAGATCGCCAAGACGGGAATCGCGATGGAGCTGAACACGTCCGGGATTAACAAAACGGTTCAGCAAATGAACCCGTTCCCAGACATGCTGCGAGAAATGCAAGTGCGTGGCATCCCGGTTACCCTTGGTGCCGACGCCCACCAGCCACACCGGGTGGCGGACGGATACGAGACGGCGCTAGAGTTATTGGCCGATTGCGGATACAACCACGTCAACTTTTTCTTGGACCGAAACGCGCATCAGGTGCGAATCAGCGACGCGAAAGCATCGCTGACCAAGCCGGCGGCGATTAGTTAG
- the ppnP gene encoding pyrimidine/purine nucleoside phosphorylase, translating into MKVNEYFDGNVTSIGFENSEGRATAGVMLAGEYEFGTSEKELMKVVSGELHVKLPGDTAFTSYKTGTEFRVAANVKFGVKVAETTAYLCFYS; encoded by the coding sequence ATGAAAGTCAACGAGTATTTCGACGGGAACGTCACATCCATCGGTTTCGAAAACAGCGAAGGCCGCGCCACCGCCGGCGTGATGTTGGCTGGCGAATACGAATTTGGAACCAGCGAAAAGGAACTGATGAAAGTCGTCTCTGGTGAGCTGCATGTCAAATTGCCGGGCGACACAGCCTTCACTTCCTATAAAACGGGGACCGAGTTTCGCGTTGCTGCAAACGTCAAATTCGGCGTGAAGGTGGCCGAAACAACCGCCTATCTGTGCTTCTACAGCTAG
- a CDS encoding DUF11 domain-containing protein: protein MKSFGVRLGAGLVTIIFGAYAAALAQKDKQNGNSTWSGEAPSLGQPAAPIADFAGADSGGDSWSRGAEAAAALVNHRESHDDVFSQGGVALVDHTEEITHGNASGGFASPVFSPPVDGQASAIEAPASLGTPDPVAGDMEWAMPPAVDQSAGYEAENVQGERSLSMTFPSEAPAGQAAPPAGAASATNMPAFSMTAMPDVEYFDEGQAPVAQEYPADNDAPESYPADNLAAAQGNMLRDSGDTNQLRGDVPPQPPVETYAAPMPMNTPAPRTMSMAAAPPAYESAPAARDQYADQLAAQAPPARMASLPSGYDTAPTGYAQPETGYQPQAFAQPAGAIAIDPNSVVDSPGDRRLDGVQTPSVVIHKRAPSQVTVGKPASFVIQVQNVGAVEALDVNVHDRIPAGMRLVDASPAPVQQGSLLMWQLGAMPAGDERTLTMQLIAETEGELGSTARVSFEAAASVRTISTRPELKIVQRAPDKVLIGQQLEIELEFSNPGTGPAANVSLQEDVPSGLEHPKGRQLDNLIGTLAPGETRSQILRLKAVSPGMIQNVIRLVSEDGLTAEHAINVEVVAPQLAIQMTGPSRRYLERQATYQLEVANTGTADATNVEIAVQLDRGFTFVSTDYEGHYDPSRHSVIWSLAMLQAGKSGSVPLTLLPVEVGERAITIDARADLGVVAKSERAVSVEGIAELSFQIVNPGGPIELGAESSYEITVVNSGSMADENVRVELHLPAGLELIAADGDAGTDGRGLVAFQPRAQLLPGAEMKHRVRVRGVAPGTHLVKAVVVSNHANKPVSKEESTLVYADQ, encoded by the coding sequence ATGAAATCGTTTGGCGTTCGACTCGGCGCAGGTCTGGTCACCATCATCTTCGGCGCTTATGCCGCAGCTCTGGCTCAAAAAGACAAACAAAACGGCAATAGCACTTGGTCCGGCGAGGCTCCGTCACTGGGCCAGCCAGCTGCACCAATAGCCGATTTCGCGGGTGCCGATTCAGGCGGCGACTCCTGGTCGCGCGGCGCTGAAGCCGCCGCTGCTTTGGTGAATCATCGAGAGTCGCACGACGACGTGTTCAGCCAAGGCGGGGTCGCGTTGGTTGATCACACCGAAGAAATAACGCACGGGAATGCATCGGGGGGCTTTGCGTCCCCTGTGTTTTCGCCACCCGTGGATGGGCAAGCTTCTGCCATTGAAGCACCTGCGTCGCTGGGCACTCCTGATCCCGTCGCGGGCGATATGGAATGGGCGATGCCGCCAGCGGTCGATCAGTCGGCTGGCTACGAAGCTGAAAATGTACAGGGCGAGCGTTCGCTTTCGATGACGTTCCCGTCCGAAGCTCCGGCCGGCCAGGCTGCACCACCCGCCGGAGCAGCTTCCGCAACCAACATGCCCGCCTTCAGCATGACTGCGATGCCGGACGTCGAGTACTTCGATGAAGGACAGGCGCCCGTTGCCCAAGAATATCCGGCCGATAACGATGCGCCGGAAAGCTACCCCGCGGACAACCTCGCCGCAGCTCAAGGCAACATGCTTCGGGATTCCGGGGACACTAATCAGTTGCGTGGTGATGTGCCGCCGCAGCCGCCCGTCGAAACGTACGCAGCACCTATGCCGATGAACACACCCGCGCCGCGTACGATGTCGATGGCAGCCGCACCGCCGGCGTACGAAAGTGCTCCGGCCGCGCGCGATCAGTATGCTGATCAGCTCGCCGCTCAGGCTCCCCCTGCTCGTATGGCCAGCTTGCCAAGTGGATATGACACCGCGCCGACTGGATATGCCCAGCCTGAAACCGGGTATCAACCGCAAGCCTTTGCTCAACCAGCAGGCGCCATCGCAATCGATCCAAATTCGGTTGTTGATTCGCCTGGCGATCGTCGCCTTGATGGTGTGCAGACTCCAAGCGTTGTGATTCACAAGCGTGCTCCGTCGCAGGTTACCGTTGGTAAGCCTGCTTCGTTCGTCATTCAGGTTCAAAATGTTGGTGCGGTTGAAGCGCTCGACGTCAATGTTCACGATCGTATTCCAGCCGGAATGCGTTTGGTCGACGCATCGCCCGCGCCGGTACAACAAGGAAGCTTGTTGATGTGGCAGTTAGGGGCGATGCCTGCTGGTGACGAGCGAACCCTGACGATGCAGTTGATCGCCGAAACCGAAGGTGAACTTGGCAGCACGGCTCGCGTATCGTTCGAGGCGGCCGCTTCGGTTCGTACCATCAGCACTCGGCCCGAGCTAAAGATCGTGCAACGAGCACCCGACAAAGTTTTGATTGGCCAGCAGCTAGAAATCGAACTTGAATTTTCTAATCCAGGCACAGGGCCAGCCGCCAACGTTTCGCTGCAGGAAGACGTGCCCAGTGGACTCGAGCATCCTAAGGGACGCCAACTCGACAACTTGATCGGTACGTTGGCGCCCGGCGAAACACGGTCTCAGATTTTGCGACTCAAGGCGGTCTCGCCAGGCATGATTCAAAACGTTATTCGCTTGGTTTCCGAAGACGGCTTGACGGCCGAGCACGCCATCAATGTCGAAGTCGTCGCACCGCAACTTGCCATTCAAATGACGGGACCCAGCCGTCGCTACCTCGAACGTCAGGCAACTTATCAGCTTGAAGTCGCGAACACCGGAACCGCCGACGCGACCAACGTTGAAATCGCCGTGCAGCTGGACCGTGGGTTCACGTTCGTTAGCACCGATTACGAGGGGCACTATGATCCTTCGCGTCACTCGGTGATCTGGTCGTTGGCGATGCTGCAGGCCGGCAAGAGTGGTTCGGTTCCGTTGACATTGTTGCCTGTCGAAGTGGGGGAGCGTGCAATCACGATCGACGCTCGAGCCGACTTGGGCGTGGTTGCCAAGAGCGAACGTGCGGTGTCGGTCGAAGGGATCGCAGAGCTGAGTTTCCAAATTGTGAACCCAGGCGGCCCGATCGAACTAGGTGCCGAGAGCAGCTATGAAATCACGGTCGTCAACAGCGGATCGATGGCGGACGAGAACGTGCGAGTCGAATTGCACCTGCCAGCTGGTCTGGAATTGATTGCCGCCGATGGCGATGCCGGGACCGACGGTCGCGGATTGGTTGCCTTTCAGCCACGTGCCCAGTTGTTGCCGGGCGCCGAAATGAAGCACCGCGTGCGAGTTCGCGGCGTCGCGCCAGGAACTCACTTGGTCAAGGCTGTCGTGGTCAGCAACCACGCCAATAAACCGGTGTCCAAGGAAGAAAGCACGCTGGTTTACGCAGACCAGTAA
- a CDS encoding TCR/Tet family MFS transporter encodes MLPGDVQLGGDGSKQPRRAAIAFILLTLFIDILGIGIVIPVLPELVRELVGEDPVSMVTDAGTENNFANSSSAATSESTVASEISTASETKSFAKAGRYVGVIGATYALMQFLFAPIVGALSDRFGRRPVLLVSMFGLGIDFLIQGFAPNIVWLFVGRVLAGIMGASMTTGNAYIADVSTDANRARNFGLVGVMFGLGFTIGPALGGLLGGYSLRLPFFVAAGLALVNWLYGYFVVPESLAEDKRTGFTLRGANPLDSIKRLGAYPIVAALAAVFVFKSLAQRGLENVWVLYTGFKFDWDASTNGMALGLVGIMAIVVQGGMVRPTIKRIGERGAVILGTIISAIAFAGYGLASEGWMIPYIIVFGAFGGVAGPAIQSLVTGSVSEKEQGRIQGALTSLTSLTNIVAPLFFNTLLFSYFISDQAPIQLPGAPLLAGSILSAISVLIAINVFRRFPKTD; translated from the coding sequence ATGTTGCCCGGTGACGTGCAGCTCGGTGGTGATGGATCGAAACAGCCTCGCCGAGCGGCAATCGCATTTATCCTGCTAACCTTATTCATCGACATCTTGGGGATCGGGATCGTGATTCCGGTTCTGCCCGAGTTGGTACGCGAGCTGGTGGGCGAAGATCCAGTATCAATGGTTACCGATGCTGGGACGGAGAACAATTTCGCGAACAGCAGTTCGGCAGCGACCAGCGAATCCACCGTTGCTAGCGAGATTTCGACAGCTAGCGAAACAAAGAGCTTTGCAAAGGCGGGACGTTATGTCGGAGTCATCGGTGCGACCTACGCGTTGATGCAGTTCTTGTTTGCTCCGATCGTCGGTGCGTTATCGGATCGCTTTGGTCGGCGACCAGTGCTATTGGTTTCGATGTTTGGGCTGGGCATTGATTTTTTGATTCAAGGATTCGCGCCCAATATTGTTTGGCTGTTCGTTGGCCGTGTTTTGGCGGGGATCATGGGTGCCAGTATGACGACTGGCAACGCTTACATCGCGGACGTCTCGACTGACGCCAACCGAGCCCGAAACTTTGGTTTGGTGGGAGTCATGTTTGGGCTGGGGTTCACGATCGGTCCAGCTCTTGGCGGACTGTTGGGCGGCTACAGTTTGCGACTACCATTCTTTGTGGCCGCCGGACTCGCCCTAGTGAATTGGTTATACGGCTATTTTGTCGTCCCCGAATCGTTAGCCGAAGACAAACGAACGGGGTTCACTTTGCGTGGCGCCAACCCACTGGATTCGATCAAACGTTTGGGCGCCTATCCAATCGTGGCGGCGCTTGCGGCGGTCTTCGTATTCAAATCATTGGCACAACGTGGACTCGAAAACGTTTGGGTGCTGTACACGGGCTTCAAATTCGACTGGGATGCAAGCACAAACGGAATGGCACTTGGTTTGGTCGGCATCATGGCGATCGTTGTTCAAGGCGGAATGGTCCGGCCGACGATCAAACGGATTGGCGAACGGGGCGCCGTGATTTTGGGAACGATCATTTCAGCGATCGCGTTTGCCGGCTACGGTCTGGCTAGCGAGGGTTGGATGATCCCATATATCATCGTTTTTGGCGCCTTTGGCGGCGTCGCAGGCCCGGCAATCCAGAGCCTGGTGACCGGGTCGGTCAGCGAGAAAGAGCAGGGGCGAATCCAAGGCGCTCTGACATCGCTGACCAGCCTGACCAACATCGTCGCGCCATTATTCTTTAATACGCTGCTGTTCAGCTACTTCATCAGCGACCAAGCCCCCATCCAACTACCGGGAGCCCCGCTACTGGCAGGGTCGATTTTATCGGCCATTTCGGTGCTGATCGCAATCAACGTGTTCCGAAGATTTCCCAAGACCGACTAG
- the radC gene encoding RadC family protein: MSSERRQRLSAVVESLVELDNFSSEQAKDTCSESHPGYVTRTIGQLVSDGILKRCEVDGQFRYQWFADRQTFEPDRWIDAQIHGTQVKETPTEERPRERLLRLGAAALTRAELLAILIRVGVVKESAVVGGQKVANRFSDRLEDLPRCTPKDLKSISPSVKSDSYCQIMAGIELGRRIAAVESNRAPIATKITSTKEALEYCQRAFARLATDAVQEEFHIVTLDTKHKPIQSHCITIGTLDASLVHPREVFRAAIRDSSSAILLVHNHPSGDPTPSREDHQVTDRLTESGKILGINVLDHIIVARERCVSIRECS, encoded by the coding sequence GTGAGTTCCGAACGACGCCAACGACTATCCGCGGTCGTTGAATCACTGGTAGAGCTGGATAACTTTTCATCCGAACAAGCCAAAGACACTTGCTCGGAATCCCATCCTGGCTATGTCACTCGCACAATCGGTCAGTTGGTTAGCGATGGTATTTTGAAACGCTGCGAAGTCGATGGCCAATTTCGCTACCAGTGGTTTGCCGACCGGCAAACGTTTGAGCCTGATCGTTGGATCGACGCGCAAATCCATGGCACTCAAGTCAAAGAGACTCCGACCGAAGAGCGACCTCGGGAACGTCTGCTTCGCCTCGGCGCGGCCGCGCTGACCAGGGCCGAACTGCTCGCCATTCTGATTCGCGTTGGCGTCGTGAAAGAGTCCGCCGTTGTCGGCGGCCAAAAGGTTGCCAATCGATTTTCGGATCGACTGGAAGATTTACCGCGATGCACGCCGAAGGACCTAAAATCAATTTCGCCTTCGGTCAAATCCGACAGTTACTGCCAAATCATGGCTGGTATCGAACTGGGTCGACGAATTGCAGCGGTCGAATCCAACCGCGCCCCGATCGCAACGAAGATCACCAGCACAAAAGAAGCACTTGAGTATTGCCAAAGAGCGTTTGCGAGATTGGCAACCGATGCGGTGCAAGAAGAATTTCACATTGTGACGCTGGACACGAAACACAAGCCGATCCAGTCGCACTGCATCACCATCGGAACGCTGGACGCCAGCCTTGTGCATCCTCGCGAAGTGTTCCGTGCGGCCATCCGTGATAGCTCGTCCGCGATCCTGTTAGTCCACAATCACCCCAGCGGCGATCCTACGCCAAGTCGCGAAGATCACCAGGTGACCGATCGGCTGACCGAGTCGGGGAAAATCCTGGGCATCAACGTGCTGGACCACATCATCGTCGCACGCGAACGATGCGTGAGCATTCGCGAATGCAGTTAG
- a CDS encoding hydroxypyruvate isomerase family protein has product MNAPKFRPSVCIDAVFGTLDSAAAIKQVAAAGIQAIEFWGWWDKDLDAIEAARDEHEMQISACCTKFISLVDPATREDYLAGLAESIEAARRLSCPTLISQVGDFRPGANRKAQHDCLVIGLKQAAKLLAGSGVTLVIEPLNELVDHQGYYLVKSDEAFEVIDQVESEDVKVVFDIYHQQISEGQVITNLRNNIDKIGHFHAAGNPGRNELTIGELNYPQIFDAIADTKYEGFVGLEYWPTGDAVNGLREVAGWFGQ; this is encoded by the coding sequence ATGAATGCCCCGAAATTTCGCCCATCTGTCTGTATCGACGCGGTATTTGGGACCCTGGATTCAGCCGCAGCGATCAAGCAAGTTGCCGCAGCGGGCATCCAGGCGATCGAATTTTGGGGGTGGTGGGACAAAGATCTCGACGCAATCGAAGCCGCTCGCGACGAGCATGAGATGCAAATATCGGCGTGCTGCACCAAATTTATCTCGCTGGTTGACCCAGCCACTCGGGAAGATTATCTGGCCGGCCTGGCCGAATCGATCGAGGCGGCCCGACGACTTTCGTGCCCCACGCTGATTTCACAAGTCGGCGACTTTCGCCCCGGCGCCAACCGAAAAGCTCAGCACGATTGTCTGGTGATCGGACTCAAACAGGCGGCAAAATTGTTGGCCGGCAGCGGTGTGACTTTGGTGATCGAACCGCTGAACGAACTGGTCGACCACCAGGGATATTATCTCGTTAAGAGCGATGAAGCCTTCGAAGTGATCGATCAAGTGGAAAGCGAAGATGTGAAAGTCGTCTTCGACATCTACCATCAACAGATCAGCGAAGGCCAGGTGATCACCAACTTACGGAACAATATCGACAAGATCGGCCACTTTCACGCAGCGGGAAATCCAGGCCGAAACGAACTGACAATCGGTGAACTAAACTACCCTCAGATCTTCGATGCCATCGCTGATACCAAGTACGAAGGTTTCGTTGGACTTGAATACTGGCCGACCGGCGACGCAGTGAATGGACTTCGCGAAGTTGCGGGATGGTTTGGTCAATGA
- a CDS encoding coiled-coil domain-containing protein yields MWWLDSTKKSQSSGESIAAESVAPFRRGRNYRTEAVERTEMPVRQPIAGPIDAPNKRAKLVDILTSDQHRANGLLLEAASDVHDSEIKKLDSDLARLEESVLEKTTQIERLVAQLARVSGEREHAVSQVFDQIELRAADNQRLGHYVVGYEKQLAACTNDQEKLEAQLERLREDYEQKVADAESKLACELKRNRANTEAAEMAAASWADKMRRMQQEQTLQKAQSTAQTAKLAAEIESLRAQAASDKKEWAVQQQKWMRHQLAWTASQQHWSQQLDRWDQREQYWADCARDWDEREFELHEQAEIARQRSDELAEELRLAQRELANAIDVLATSDRNHRADLSHLKIATDSLHAQLDIAKSKCGDLTARLAESVAERVRIESQIEQSKLKNERENRQLKNELGQTQNLLDRFEAEAYRHRWAMQQTQYELSSRDVSLSISQSALAASHSARCESQSALAVSQTECAEARSALAASRAACSKSQLALAASKEAQAKTEASVSESILAHQETKEKLQTLTTKWMLAEYQSQSWETEAYRLNSIRHFSSQEIDRLTIDIASLDEIASRECEASQFEIRGLQEILAESDTKLQASRNEFETILESTRETASDGLREAADQVRRLEVSLHQCRQELAQVCRDHQTTINQRDAKSTELEQLKANLHAIRGAAGASQTDLAATANALATCRMELSAKEGQLSITRAELEAKHAECVKLLNEASATNSELTQTQDELAQAWKLSQSATDQLQRQESTLAKMQDQERRLIEIQNSEFASFQTRIDELQVAAEELTMTLEDEREHRVKAEQEAQRLQQEQDHRAAFLHEQRDDLIEQIRLLREHSDIQQADLEQLRVAAADADASRSETARLRARLSAGTARGKLLIEHYRRRLKAAGEQLDRCQREIEELRSSQSRRAA; encoded by the coding sequence ATGTGGTGGCTCGACAGCACTAAGAAAAGTCAATCAAGCGGCGAGAGTATCGCTGCTGAGTCGGTTGCCCCGTTTCGACGGGGACGCAATTACCGCACCGAAGCAGTTGAACGCACCGAGATGCCGGTTCGCCAGCCGATTGCTGGACCAATTGATGCCCCAAACAAACGCGCAAAGTTGGTCGACATCCTGACATCCGACCAGCACCGTGCCAACGGTCTGCTGCTTGAAGCGGCCAGCGACGTCCACGACAGCGAGATCAAAAAGCTAGATTCGGACCTGGCCCGTCTTGAAGAATCGGTCCTCGAAAAGACCACGCAAATTGAACGGCTGGTCGCTCAACTCGCGCGAGTATCTGGCGAACGCGAGCACGCTGTTTCGCAGGTCTTCGATCAGATTGAATTGCGCGCGGCCGACAACCAACGGTTGGGGCACTACGTCGTCGGATACGAGAAACAACTTGCAGCTTGCACAAACGATCAAGAGAAACTTGAAGCGCAGCTCGAACGATTGCGTGAGGACTACGAGCAGAAGGTTGCTGATGCTGAATCCAAGCTCGCCTGCGAATTGAAACGAAACCGCGCTAACACCGAAGCCGCCGAGATGGCAGCAGCGTCCTGGGCGGACAAAATGCGCCGCATGCAGCAAGAACAGACGTTGCAAAAAGCACAATCCACCGCACAAACGGCAAAGCTCGCTGCGGAGATCGAATCCTTGCGAGCCCAAGCCGCGTCCGACAAAAAAGAATGGGCAGTTCAGCAACAGAAGTGGATGCGACACCAGCTTGCCTGGACCGCGAGCCAACAACACTGGTCCCAACAGCTCGACCGCTGGGACCAACGCGAACAGTACTGGGCCGACTGTGCCCGAGACTGGGACGAACGAGAATTTGAGTTGCATGAACAAGCCGAAATCGCTCGCCAGCGAAGCGACGAACTCGCCGAGGAGCTTCGGCTTGCTCAACGCGAACTCGCCAATGCGATAGACGTACTAGCTACAAGTGATCGCAACCACCGCGCGGACTTGTCGCATTTAAAGATCGCAACCGACTCGTTGCATGCGCAACTGGACATTGCGAAAAGCAAATGCGGCGACTTGACCGCTCGACTTGCCGAATCAGTGGCCGAAAGGGTTCGCATCGAATCGCAGATCGAGCAATCGAAACTGAAGAACGAACGAGAAAACCGCCAATTAAAAAACGAACTGGGTCAAACGCAGAACTTGCTTGACCGCTTCGAAGCCGAGGCATATCGACACCGCTGGGCGATGCAGCAAACCCAATACGAATTGTCGAGCCGCGACGTGTCGCTGTCGATTTCACAATCGGCCCTTGCTGCCTCGCATTCAGCCCGCTGTGAATCCCAGTCGGCACTTGCGGTGTCTCAGACCGAGTGCGCCGAAGCCCGTTCAGCACTTGCAGCATCTCGCGCAGCGTGTTCCAAATCGCAGTTGGCGCTTGCTGCGTCCAAAGAAGCCCAGGCCAAAACCGAAGCTTCAGTTTCCGAATCGATCTTGGCTCACCAGGAAACGAAAGAAAAGCTACAAACACTAACCACAAAATGGATGCTGGCTGAGTATCAATCTCAATCCTGGGAAACCGAGGCCTATCGCCTCAACTCGATTCGACACTTCAGCAGCCAAGAAATTGATCGCCTGACAATCGACATCGCCAGCCTGGATGAAATCGCATCGCGCGAATGCGAAGCGAGTCAGTTTGAAATTCGCGGTCTGCAGGAAATCCTGGCCGAAAGCGACACCAAACTGCAGGCCAGCCGCAACGAATTTGAAACAATACTTGAATCGACCCGTGAAACCGCTAGCGACGGACTGCGAGAAGCGGCTGACCAAGTTCGACGCCTCGAAGTTTCGCTGCACCAATGCCGACAAGAGCTTGCGCAAGTTTGCCGGGACCACCAAACCACGATCAACCAGCGGGACGCAAAGTCCACCGAACTGGAGCAGTTGAAAGCCAACTTGCACGCCATTCGCGGAGCCGCCGGTGCTAGCCAAACCGACCTCGCCGCGACCGCCAACGCACTTGCGACTTGCCGCATGGAACTAAGTGCCAAGGAAGGCCAACTGTCCATCACGCGAGCGGAATTGGAAGCCAAGCATGCCGAGTGCGTGAAGCTACTGAACGAAGCTTCGGCGACCAATTCGGAACTAACACAGACACAGGACGAACTCGCCCAAGCGTGGAAACTGTCTCAGTCTGCGACGGATCAACTGCAGCGTCAGGAATCCACACTTGCGAAGATGCAGGACCAAGAACGCCGCTTGATCGAGATCCAGAACTCAGAGTTTGCATCGTTCCAAACACGAATCGACGAGCTGCAAGTTGCCGCCGAAGAGCTAACGATGACACTAGAAGACGAGCGTGAGCACCGCGTGAAGGCGGAACAAGAGGCACAGCGTCTGCAGCAAGAACAAGACCATCGGGCAGCGTTTCTGCACGAGCAACGCGACGATTTGATTGAGCAGATTCGCTTGCTTCGCGAACACAGCGATATCCAACAAGCCGATCTTGAACAACTGAGAGTCGCGGCCGCCGATGCAGATGCATCTCGAAGTGAAACGGCAAGATTGCGTGCTCGACTGAGCGCCGGAACGGCTCGCGGCAAATTGCTGATCGAACACTACCGACGCCGATTGAAAGCCGCTGGCGAACAACTCGATCGCTGTCAGCGAGAAATCGAGGAACTGCGTTCGTCCCAATCACGACGAGCGGCGTAA